The proteins below are encoded in one region of Apium graveolens cultivar Ventura chromosome 4, ASM990537v1, whole genome shotgun sequence:
- the LOC141717309 gene encoding uncharacterized protein LOC141717309, giving the protein MGNENGRRKCGRKKTKSNEGKVPQRGMGVAQLEWHMNHPKPEGLLSKKETNQNPNMFHAYAPQTVHQYYPSYFTDQAAASRSFSSGTLNQQQGLVVQRLGSNGNLIVGSPGQGSSGFGYVYPDQFPVLDQYGVGPQTAGNVNVSSCDMSKDMISYVPSIQHCAARVCPKKKRYNGKISESTIGGSGEMTRKDSYGSFNGSSIISAGNYLGQSQDFGTKLSMHHSFPGSKIDLQDVGAVDECKGSMRGSRNMVMEYEFFPKKEKGEKGSIFKDWIRLGSESSSVAAAGGYGEANSCLSTTNTSAGFGGASSSSIDLSLKLSY; this is encoded by the exons atggGTAATGAAAATGGAAGGAGAAAGTGTGGAAGAAAGAAGACAAAGTCAAATGAGGGAAAGGTTCCACAAAGAGGAATGGGAGTGGCTCAGCTAGAATGGCACATGAACCATCCAAAACCAGAAGGGTTGTTGTCAAAGAAGGAAACAAACCAGAACCCAAACATGTTTCATGCTTATGCTCCACAAACAGTTCATCAATATTACCCTTCTTATTTCACTGATCAAGCTGCAGCATCAAGAAGCTTTAGTTCTGGTACTTTGAACCAGCAACAAGGTTTGGTTGTTCAGAGGCTTGGTTCTAATGGTAATTTGATTGTTGGATCACCTGGGCAGGGTTCTTCTGGGTTTGGGTATGTCTATCCGGATCAGTTTCCGGTTCTTGATCAGTATGGAGTTGGACCTCAAACTGCTGGGAATGTTAATGTGAGTTCTTGTGACATGTCCAAAGACATGATCTCTTATGTTCCAAGCATTCAACATTGCGCGGCTCGTGTTTGCCCTAAG AAGAAGCGTTACAATGGTAAAATTTCTGAGAGTACTATTGGAGGTTCTGGAGAGATGACTAGGAAAGATAGCTATGGGAGTTTCAATGGATCATCTATTATCAGTGCTGGCAACTATCTTGGACAAAGTCAAGATTTTGGCACCAAACTATCTATGCATCACTCTTTTCCTGGTTCTAAGATTGATCTTCAG GATGTTGGGGCTGTTGATGAATGCAAGGGTTCAATGAGAGGAAGCAGAAATATGGTGATGGAATATGAGTTTTTTCCAAAGAAAGAGAAAGGAGAGAAAGGTTCTATTTTTAAGGACTGGATCAGACTGGGCTCAGAATCTTCTTCAGTTGCAGCAGCAGGAGGCTATGGTGAAGCTAATTCTTGTCTCTCTACAACAAATACTAGTGCTGGCTTTGGTGGTGCTTCTTCCAGTTCTATTGACTTGTCACTAAAGCTTTCTTACTGA